The genomic segment TACGAGGATCGCAACGGCGTATCCTCCACAGGCAAAGGCTGTGCCTGTGGCAACGTCGTATGTGATCCATATGCCCCACGGGTAGCCGTCCGAAAGGTTTGTTACGGCACCGATTCCCTCAACGAAACGTACTCCGATATAATAGAATCCGATGATAACAACGGCGAGGAGCCCGAAGAAGGCGGGTGTGAAAATCTTCGATCTATGTACAATATATTCGTCATGGTGTCCCATTATTCCTCATCCTCCGATCCGTCGTTCTTCTTCCTGTTTCTTATCGCCACGAATGTGAGCAGAGAGTAAAGAGCCACCGGTGCGATGAAACCTTTGTATATGGTGTGCTGGATATTCTCGCTGAAGGCCGCATAGGAGTGGGTCTCAAGCTCAGGGAAGCCGAGCTGGGCGAAGTTCACCTTCTGAGGTGCGAGGTATATGACGTTTGTTCCGCCTATCTCATGCTCGCCGTAGATCTTCTCCTGATACTTTTCGGGCTCGGTCTCCATCCTCCGCTTCGCCTCGGCTAGGAGATCGCTCCTTTTTCCGAATATGACAGCCTCTGTGGGGCAAACCTCACAACATGCGGGGATCCCCTTCTCCTTAAGGTTTGTGAACTTGCAGAGGTCACATTTAACGATCTTGGGAAATGCCTTGGGCCACTCAAATTTGGGGATAACGAAGGGGCAGGCTATCTGACAGTAACGGCAGCCGATGCACTTATCCTTGTCATAATACACAATCCCCCGCTCATCCTTCATCATTGCGGTTACAGGGCATGCGGAGACACATCCCGGCTTAACGCAGTGCATGCACTGGTGCTTCACATAGGACCATGTTTCCTCATCCTCTTTGTAAAGCTGGATGATGTTTCTGGTGCGGTAATCGAGCTTGCCCGGGGCATCCCACAGCCTGTCCTCATCGTTGGGTGCGGGAACAGCGTCCATGTCGTTAACCCTTTTGCATGCAGCAACGCAGGCCTTACAGCCGACGCATTTTGTGGCATCATAGAACATGCCCACATCGTTCTCACCCAGCTTTACACCTTCGGAGGCAGACGCAGTGGATGCCATAAGCGAAGCCGCTCCCAGACCTGTGAGCTTTAGAAAATCACGGCGGGAACTATTCTTCATCTTCAAGCTCCTTATTGCGTTTGTCCGCATCCTCAAGGTTGTTGGGGAGCTTCTTTGCAACCATGGCGCTGGCACCGAGTGCCGCTCCGGCAACTCCTCCGATAACCGCTGTGGTCACAGGATCTGCACCCTTCTTTTCACCGTTGTCGAGGGTGTCGGGGTAGTGGTCCGGGGGTGTGGGATTATGTATCTGGACTTTGTCGAATATGCTCATATGGAAGGCTAGATCCGGCTCGGTACAGCCTATGCAGGGGTGTCCTACGGATATGGGCCAAACGTTAACATCGTTGAACTTCAGTGTCATGCAGTTTGCAAATGTAGCAGGACCCTTACAACCAAGCTTGTAGAGGCAGTAACCTTCGGAATGGTTCTCGTCGCCGAACTTCTCAGCAAAACGTCCCGCATCGAAATGGGGGCGGCGCTCACAGTGTTCATGGATCTTACGTCCGTAGGCAAACATCGGCCTGTTCATTTTATCAAGCTCGGGGAGCCTGTTGAATGTGAGCAGATTGAGGATTGTGGAAAGGAGGTTATAAGGGCTTGGGGGGCATCCGGGGATGTTTATCACAGCCCTGTCCTTCAATACATCAGAAGCGGGAACGGCTTGCGTGGGGTTAGGATCCGCAGCTGCAACTCCGCCGAAGGAGGCGCATGTCCCTATACTTATGATATGGGCCGCATGCTCGGCGACCTCCTCCAGACTGTCCTTGGCGGTTTTTCCAGCTACCTTGCAGTATATGCCGTTGTCCTTGAGGGGAACGGCGCCCTCTACAATGAGTATATATTTACCGGCATACTCCTCCATGGTTTTGTGGAGAGCCTCTTCTGCCTGATGGCCGGAGCCGGCCATAAGCGTTTCGTGGTAATCGAGGGAGATCATATCGAGTATGAGCGTTGCCACATCGGGGTGGCTGGCACGGATGAGCGATTCGGAACATCCTGTACATTCCTGAAAATGTAGCCATATAACCGGAGGACGGGAATCGGATTCGGCGGCTTCTGCCACCTGGGCCGTCATTGTAAAATCAAGCCCCATCATCGCTGTTGCGGCTGTAACTGTCTTAAGAAAGCTCCGGCGTGATATGCCGGCAAAAAAAAAGCCGTTCTCTAACATATGTATACCTCTGATATAATTACGCCCGCATTTGGGCATAGTGCCATTGCGGATACGCTTTTACGTAACCTTTTCTATTACCGCTGTTTGCACTCTGATGCCGAAATGAGAGTAAAGCCCGCGGGCGGCTTTAAACCTGACCTTCTATCAATAAAGCGGCATTAAATGCCGTAAGGAGAGCCTAACTACATTTTATAAAAGCGTTATCATAGTCTGGCCTAACTTGTTACGAGCATCTGCTTTTATTTATACTTAAATAAAGACAGTGTTTAACTTTTATAGTGCCAACACAAACACCATGACAACGCAAGATAGTGGTCAGACGGACTGACTGAATACTGTATACAATTTAAATATTGCATAAAATTTTTCATGTCAAGGTTAAAATATACCCTACACACCGGGTATACTTACTCCGAAAACAGAACTGTTTTCAGCATTATTTTATATTCCGAAGAAGGCTATAAAATTCACCGATGTATCTGGAGGCTCATTTATTGGTCGAAAATATTTAACACAGGGCTTTTTTGAACGCAAGATTTATTTATAACAGCATTACTATGGATAATTTCCGGTTAATCTACTCGTATACATATACTTTTGAGTTTGTAACTTTTGTTCACCATGGTGCCAACATTGTTTAAATTTTCATCATATTTATGTAGCGTGCCACTGTCTCAGATCACATTCCTGCATCCATGTAGCTGTATATTACTTTGATATTTAGATATTTTAGCACTATCATATCGCACTTATCCTATAACATCATCTTATTACCGTATCAGAGAGATTGTTTTAGAATGTTGTGCTAAATGGCTGTAATAGGTGAGTTTTTCTTCATGTAAATAAAAAAAAATCCGTGCAGACATGGGTTTCTTCATGCCCGCACGGAAATTCGATTACCGGCGCTTTGGAGTATTCTTGTTTATTTATCCGGTATGATCACTGTATGTCACCTACAGGGGTTCGTGACTTTACACCGGTTTTATTGAAGAGGATGCCTCTTCCTCAGATAACTTAGCCTAATATTTCTCTGCTCTCCTTCAGGGCTCCCTCAAGAAGCTTGCCAGCTCCTTTATAGAAGTCCGTTGTGGAGTTTGTTGTCACCTGTTCTACAAAATTGCCCGACCAGACCAGCAGATGCTCATCCAGAAAAGACTTGAGAACCTCGACATACTCTGAAGGGTCTTCACCCTTGTCTACAGCTTCGGTGTACTGCATGCAGAGGAAGTTTACAAATGCGCACTCGTATGCGACATGATCGTCGGGCTCTTTATGAAGGTTATGGATCTTTAGTCCGTATTTTTTATAGTAACCCCTTACATCAAGGGTAGCCTTACCGAACATTGTGCCGTCTCTTTCAAGGTATACCGATTCCCAGGGGGCGGCATAGAGATGTCCGGGGCCTATGAAAAGCTTGTTGAAATTATGTCTGATAGCCTCGTAGCTCTCTTTGTTTTCTATGGAGGATTTTATAAGGGCAACGCCCTCATTTGATTCCTCGCTCTCCATAAGAGGCCACTCGTCAAACAGCTCTGCGGAACCGGCGAGTTCTTCTATGAACTCTTCTTCCGGCAGTTCGCTGAAAAGTTTATACATAAAGCTGAAGGCAACGGACATCCTAATCATATCCGTGTACATTTCAGTCTGTTTTTTTGACCCTGTCATATATTTGTCTCCCGAAAGCATATAAAACAGCCGCAGGGGACACGCTCCCCTGCGGCTGAATCTAAATTATTAAAGAACCTCTTCGGGGTTCACATGCTCGAATCCCTTACCGGAATCGCTGTGGAGCTTGTAAACCACATTAGGCTCAGTTGTGGAGGGGAATGCTGCAGTTGCCTGAACATTTCCGTACTTCGCCTTGAGGTTTTCGATGGTATCGAAATCAAGAGCTCTTGAGGGACATGCCTTAACGCATGAGGGTGAAGGAGTTCCTGATTCTGTTTTTTCGTCCGTACACATGATGCACTTCTTCATGTTCTTGCTCTCATAGTCGTACGTGGGTGCGCTGTAGGGGCATGAATTCTTGCATGCGAAGCATGAGATACACTTGGATGTATCCATAACAACCACGCCGTCGCTCTCTCTTATGGAGTAAACGGAGGCGGGGCATGCGTTGAGGCATGCGGGGTTATCGCACTGGTTGCACGCCATGGAGACATAGAAGGTGAATACGTCGTTGGTGAATCCACCGTAAGCATCGGTTCCCCATCCGCCGCCGGCAAACTCATAAACCTTACGGAACATTTCACCGTCCGCTAGATTCTGTCTGTCCTTACAGGCATTCATACAGGCCTTGCAGCCTGTGCAATGCTGTGTATCGATGTAAAATCCGTATTGAGTACTCATTATATCCCTCCAGATTATCCGATTTTCTTAACGTTTGCGAGAATACTGTGCTGGCAGTTACCTTTAGACACGGGGCCGGGTCTAAGGCTGGTGAGTGCGTTTACGCAGCCGCCATAGTCCAGCACATCCTTGCTTCCGATCTTGGAAGAATCGTATCCTTCGGAGTGCTCCAGGTTGTTGTTAAACCACTTTCCTTCGGGGTTGTACCATGCACCCTGAGGAATAGAGATAACACCGGGCATGATCCTGGAGGTTACCTTTGCAGGAATGCGAACCCTTCCGAGCTCGTTGTAAACCTCAATAAGATCGCCGTGCTTAATGCCGAGATCAGCCGCATCCTTGGTATTCACCCATGCAGTCTGGGGGCTGGCTTCCCTGTTCCATGAGCAGTTCTGATAAGTAGAGTGGGTTCTCTGCTTAAAGTGGTGCCCGATGATCTGGAAGGGGTATGTGCTTCTCGCGGGGTCGCCGTAGCCTCTGTATGCATCATAGTACTGGGGCAGAGGAGTGATCTGGTCGAGACCGTCATCATACTCTGCGGGGAACTGCCACTGATGGCTGAGGTTGTACAGACGCTTACTGAAGATCTCAAACTTTCCAGAGGGGGTTGATACACTGTTGTTCTGAGGATCTTC from the Limisalsivibrio acetivorans genome contains:
- the hybA gene encoding hydrogenase 2 operon protein HybA, with translation MKNSSRRDFLKLTGLGAASLMASTASASEGVKLGENDVGMFYDATKCVGCKACVAACKRVNDMDAVPAPNDEDRLWDAPGKLDYRTRNIIQLYKEDEETWSYVKHQCMHCVKPGCVSACPVTAMMKDERGIVYYDKDKCIGCRYCQIACPFVIPKFEWPKAFPKIVKCDLCKFTNLKEKGIPACCEVCPTEAVIFGKRSDLLAEAKRRMETEPEKYQEKIYGEHEIGGTNVIYLAPQKVNFAQLGFPELETHSYAAFSENIQHTIYKGFIAPVALYSLLTFVAIRNRKKNDGSEDEE
- a CDS encoding hydrogenase small subunit; the protein is MLENGFFFAGISRRSFLKTVTAATAMMGLDFTMTAQVAEAAESDSRPPVIWLHFQECTGCSESLIRASHPDVATLILDMISLDYHETLMAGSGHQAEEALHKTMEEYAGKYILIVEGAVPLKDNGIYCKVAGKTAKDSLEEVAEHAAHIISIGTCASFGGVAAADPNPTQAVPASDVLKDRAVINIPGCPPSPYNLLSTILNLLTFNRLPELDKMNRPMFAYGRKIHEHCERRPHFDAGRFAEKFGDENHSEGYCLYKLGCKGPATFANCMTLKFNDVNVWPISVGHPCIGCTEPDLAFHMSIFDKVQIHNPTPPDHYPDTLDNGEKKGADPVTTAVIGGVAGAALGASAMVAKKLPNNLEDADKRNKELEDEE
- a CDS encoding TorD/DmsD family molecular chaperone, coding for MTGSKKQTEMYTDMIRMSVAFSFMYKLFSELPEEEFIEELAGSAELFDEWPLMESEESNEGVALIKSSIENKESYEAIRHNFNKLFIGPGHLYAAPWESVYLERDGTMFGKATLDVRGYYKKYGLKIHNLHKEPDDHVAYECAFVNFLCMQYTEAVDKGEDPSEYVEVLKSFLDEHLLVWSGNFVEQVTTNSTTDFYKGAGKLLEGALKESREILG
- a CDS encoding 4Fe-4S dicluster domain-containing protein, whose protein sequence is MSTQYGFYIDTQHCTGCKACMNACKDRQNLADGEMFRKVYEFAGGGWGTDAYGGFTNDVFTFYVSMACNQCDNPACLNACPASVYSIRESDGVVVMDTSKCISCFACKNSCPYSAPTYDYESKNMKKCIMCTDEKTESGTPSPSCVKACPSRALDFDTIENLKAKYGNVQATAAFPSTTEPNVVYKLHSDSGKGFEHVNPEEVL